One Eubacteriales bacterium mix99 genomic window carries:
- the plsX gene encoding phosphate acyltransferase PlsX, with protein sequence MKIIVDGMGGDHAPREIVRGSVKAVLDYNIDITLIGDRKCLEAELQKQNAPMDRFHLISASQVITMEDSPVAAIRKKSDSSIVKGLELVRESPDRVLISAGATGALLAGGMLKVGRIRGIDRPALASILPNRKGGTLLLDMGANTECKPENLAQFAAMGTIYMERVLGRPHPTVGLLNVGTERTKGSGLYRSAYQLLEKRKGIRFQGNVEAREIPGGAVDVLVCDGFTGNVILKYTEGLAFSFLEMMREEPKQAPASEPSGNSFLKSGLAGFRKRMDYTEVGGAPLLGIRGGIIKAHGSSNATAIKNAIYQGILYLKNGVLERIQDAVSDQEGKR encoded by the coding sequence TTGAAAATCATCGTGGATGGCATGGGAGGGGATCATGCTCCCCGGGAGATCGTCCGGGGCAGTGTGAAAGCTGTTCTGGATTATAACATTGACATCACCCTGATCGGGGACCGAAAATGCCTGGAAGCAGAGCTCCAAAAGCAGAACGCTCCAATGGATCGTTTCCATCTGATTTCAGCTTCCCAGGTCATTACCATGGAGGACAGTCCGGTTGCAGCCATCCGGAAAAAGTCCGATTCCTCCATAGTGAAAGGATTGGAGCTTGTCCGGGAGAGCCCGGACCGTGTCCTGATTTCCGCCGGCGCCACAGGAGCATTGTTGGCAGGCGGCATGCTGAAGGTCGGAAGGATCCGGGGAATTGACCGTCCTGCGCTGGCGTCCATCCTGCCAAATCGGAAAGGTGGGACCCTGCTTCTGGATATGGGCGCCAATACGGAGTGCAAGCCGGAGAATCTGGCACAGTTTGCTGCGATGGGCACGATTTACATGGAAAGAGTCCTGGGCAGGCCCCATCCCACTGTGGGTCTGTTGAATGTCGGTACAGAAAGGACAAAGGGCAGCGGGCTTTATCGGTCTGCCTATCAACTGTTGGAGAAAAGAAAGGGAATCCGTTTTCAGGGCAACGTGGAAGCAAGGGAAATACCAGGCGGCGCAGTAGACGTCTTGGTATGCGACGGCTTTACCGGGAATGTGATCCTGAAATATACGGAAGGTTTGGCTTTCAGCTTTCTTGAAATGATGAGGGAAGAACCGAAACAGGCTCCGGCAAGCGAACCGTCCGGGAATTCCTTCCTGAAGTCCGGCCTGGCCGGATTCCGGAAGAGAATGGATTACACTGAAGTCGGGGGCGCTCCGCTGCTTGGAATCCGGGGCGGTATTATAAAGGCTCATGGCAGTTCGAATGCGACAGCTATCAAAAACGCAATTTACCAGGGCATATTATATCTGAAAAATGGTGTATTGGAAAGGATACAGGATGCGGTATCCGATCAGGAGGGGAAGAGATGA
- the fabG gene encoding 3-oxoacyl-[acyl-carrier-protein] reductase → MNLTGKVALVTGASRGIGKACAIHLADLGARVVVNYAHNRAKAEQVVTQIQQKGGEATPIPADVSNQKDVEAMVKKAVEIYGSLDILVNNAGINRDMLLLRMKEEDWDSVINTNLKGVFLVTKAAARYMMKQRQGRIINISSVIGITGNAGQANYAASKAGVIGFSKSIARELAARNILVNMIAPGFIDTDMTEELNDQAKKGILSKIPLKRCGKPEDVAYLAGFLASEESSYLTGQVIHVDGGMIM, encoded by the coding sequence ATGAATCTGACTGGGAAAGTGGCTTTGGTGACGGGTGCTTCCCGTGGTATTGGAAAGGCCTGCGCCATTCATCTCGCGGATCTGGGAGCAAGGGTTGTTGTGAATTATGCGCACAACCGTGCAAAAGCGGAACAGGTGGTTACTCAGATTCAGCAGAAGGGCGGGGAAGCGACTCCTATTCCGGCAGATGTTTCCAATCAGAAAGATGTGGAGGCTATGGTAAAAAAAGCAGTGGAGATTTATGGAAGTCTGGATATTCTGGTCAACAATGCAGGAATCAACCGGGATATGCTTTTGCTGCGCATGAAGGAAGAAGACTGGGATTCGGTCATCAATACCAACCTGAAGGGTGTGTTTCTGGTAACAAAAGCTGCTGCAAGGTATATGATGAAACAGCGGCAGGGCAGGATCATCAATATCTCTTCGGTGATCGGAATCACCGGAAACGCCGGACAGGCGAACTATGCTGCATCCAAAGCAGGGGTGATCGGGTTTTCCAAATCCATCGCCAGGGAACTTGCCGCAAGGAATATTCTGGTTAATATGATAGCCCCCGGCTTTATCGATACCGATATGACAGAAGAATTAAACGACCAGGCAAAAAAAGGTATTCTGTCGAAGATACCGCTCAAACGTTGTGGAAAGCCGGAGGATGTTGCGTATCTGGCCGGATTTCTGGCTTCGGAGGAAAGCAGTTATCTAACCGGCCAGGTAATTCATGTTGACGGCGGAATGATTATGTAA
- a CDS encoding ketoacyl-ACP synthase III — translation MFPAGIVGTGSYVPDRIMTNQDLEKLVDTSDEWIVTRTGIRERRIAAKEQATSDLGTIAARRALEDAGMQAGDVDLILVATATPDMNFPSTACLIQNNLKAVRAAAFDVEAACSGFLYSLSIAAQFIATGFYRNVLVIGAECLSRFTNWKDRNTCVLFGDGAGAAVVRRVEQGYGILSGTMGADGSGGDLLKLQAGGSRLPASQETVRNHLHYVHMEGSEVFKFAVRIMVSAAREAMDLAGITTEDLDYLIPHQANIRIIKAAAKHLKISADKVWINLDRYGNMSAASIPVALDEAARSGKIRKGNIICMVGFGGGLTWASSIMKWAK, via the coding sequence CTGTTTCCTGCAGGCATAGTTGGAACCGGTTCCTATGTGCCCGACAGGATTATGACAAATCAGGATTTGGAAAAATTAGTGGATACCAGTGATGAATGGATTGTCACCCGCACCGGGATCCGGGAAAGAAGAATTGCAGCGAAGGAGCAGGCGACCTCAGATTTGGGCACCATTGCAGCCAGACGGGCTTTGGAGGATGCCGGGATGCAGGCCGGGGATGTGGATCTGATCCTTGTCGCCACGGCGACACCGGATATGAATTTTCCCTCCACGGCCTGCCTGATTCAAAATAACCTGAAAGCCGTTCGTGCAGCAGCCTTTGATGTGGAAGCAGCGTGTTCCGGTTTCCTGTATTCCCTTTCCATTGCAGCACAGTTCATTGCAACCGGATTCTATCGGAATGTCCTGGTGATCGGTGCGGAATGTCTGAGCCGATTTACCAATTGGAAGGATCGCAATACCTGTGTCCTGTTCGGTGACGGAGCAGGTGCAGCGGTAGTCCGCCGCGTGGAGCAGGGCTATGGGATACTGTCCGGCACCATGGGTGCGGACGGCAGCGGCGGTGATCTGCTGAAGCTGCAGGCAGGCGGTTCCAGGCTTCCCGCTTCACAGGAAACGGTAAGGAATCATCTTCACTATGTGCATATGGAAGGCAGCGAGGTGTTCAAATTTGCCGTCCGGATTATGGTATCTGCAGCGAGAGAGGCAATGGACCTTGCCGGCATTACCACAGAGGATCTGGACTATCTGATTCCCCATCAGGCCAACATCCGTATTATCAAGGCGGCTGCAAAACATCTGAAGATCAGTGCGGACAAGGTGTGGATCAATCTGGACCGATATGGAAATATGTCGGCAGCCTCCATACCGGTTGCATTGGATGAAGCAGCCCGATCCGGAAAAATCCGGAAAGGGAACATCATCTGCATGGTAGGGTTCGGAGGCGGACTGACATGGGCATCCTCCATAATGAAATGGGCAAAATAA
- the fabF gene encoding beta-ketoacyl-ACP synthase II — protein MRKRVVITGMGAITPLGNDVDSFWKNLCDGKSGIDRITRFDPEKFDTQIAAEVKDFDPQDYVDKKEAKRMDRFTQFAMAAAKMAVEQADLDWSRENSQRFGVLLGTGVGGLETMEKQAGVLHTKGPRRVSPFFVPMMIANMAADQISIAYGARGMNSTVVTACASGTDAIGEAYRAIREGYVDIMITGGAEAAVTPLSLAGFSSMKALSRRNDEPQKACRPFDRDRDGFVLGEGAGILVLESYEHAMKRGTRILAEMAGYGLTEDAYHITAPAPEGEGGARAMKEALDDGNMAPGDIDYINAHGTSTEYNDKTETAAIKSVFGDTTKVAVSSTKSMTGHLLGAAGGIEAIALIKTLEDQFIPATINYTTPDPECDLDYVPNHGRRAAINAAMSNSFGFGGQNACIIMKKFEE, from the coding sequence ATGAGGAAAAGGGTCGTTATAACCGGAATGGGTGCCATCACCCCCCTTGGGAATGATGTGGATTCTTTCTGGAAGAATCTTTGTGATGGCAAATCCGGGATTGATCGCATCACACGCTTTGATCCGGAGAAATTTGACACTCAGATTGCAGCGGAAGTAAAGGATTTTGATCCTCAGGATTATGTGGATAAAAAAGAGGCAAAGCGGATGGACCGCTTTACCCAGTTTGCCATGGCCGCTGCCAAAATGGCAGTGGAACAGGCGGATCTAGATTGGAGCAGAGAAAATTCACAGCGCTTCGGGGTTCTGCTTGGTACCGGCGTCGGTGGCCTGGAAACGATGGAGAAGCAGGCTGGGGTCCTGCATACAAAAGGACCCAGGCGGGTCAGTCCTTTTTTTGTACCTATGATGATCGCCAATATGGCTGCCGATCAGATCTCCATAGCTTATGGCGCCAGGGGAATGAACTCCACTGTGGTAACCGCATGCGCTTCCGGCACCGATGCCATTGGAGAAGCTTACCGGGCCATACGGGAAGGGTATGTGGATATTATGATCACCGGCGGAGCCGAGGCTGCCGTTACTCCTTTATCCCTGGCTGGCTTTAGTTCCATGAAGGCTCTGTCCCGCAGGAATGATGAGCCTCAAAAAGCCTGCAGGCCTTTTGACAGGGATCGGGATGGGTTTGTCCTGGGAGAAGGAGCCGGGATTCTTGTTCTGGAAAGTTATGAACATGCCATGAAAAGGGGAACCCGGATTCTGGCGGAGATGGCGGGATACGGACTGACTGAGGATGCGTATCATATTACCGCACCGGCACCGGAGGGGGAAGGAGGAGCCCGCGCCATGAAGGAAGCCCTGGACGACGGCAATATGGCACCGGGGGACATCGATTACATCAATGCCCATGGAACATCCACAGAATACAACGACAAGACGGAGACTGCCGCTATCAAATCGGTGTTCGGTGACACCACAAAGGTGGCAGTCAGTTCCACAAAATCCATGACCGGGCATTTATTGGGGGCTGCCGGCGGGATTGAAGCAATTGCCCTGATCAAGACACTGGAGGATCAGTTTATTCCGGCAACGATCAACTACACGACTCCGGATCCGGAATGTGATCTGGATTATGTACCGAATCATGGGCGCAGGGCAGCAATAAATGCCGCCATGTCCAATTCCTTTGGTTTTGGCGGACAGAATGCCTGCATTATAATGAAGAAATTTGAGGAATAG
- the fapR gene encoding transcription factor FapR, which produces MSKYTPLKKERQQGLFDTLKKDPFITDEELSETFHVSIQTIRLDRLELGIPELRERIRHVASENQKKLRTMDATEVIGDIVDLDLGVRGISILQTTEEMVFERTQIVRGHYIFAQAESLAIAVIDAKVALTGVANIKYKIPIFAGDKLVAKAQVVRTRGNKYFVWVFIRVGQEEAFRGKFILVSIGEGRKSN; this is translated from the coding sequence TTGAGCAAGTATACGCCGCTGAAGAAAGAAAGACAGCAGGGATTGTTTGATACTTTGAAGAAAGATCCTTTTATTACAGATGAAGAACTTAGCGAGACATTTCATGTCAGTATTCAGACCATCCGGCTGGATCGACTGGAATTGGGGATACCGGAGCTGAGAGAACGGATTCGCCATGTTGCTTCCGAAAATCAGAAAAAGCTTCGGACAATGGATGCTACAGAGGTCATCGGCGACATTGTGGATCTGGATCTGGGGGTCCGGGGGATTTCCATTCTGCAGACGACAGAGGAAATGGTATTTGAACGAACGCAGATTGTTCGCGGCCATTATATATTTGCCCAGGCCGAATCCCTCGCCATAGCTGTCATTGATGCAAAGGTTGCCCTGACGGGAGTCGCCAATATCAAATACAAAATACCGATTTTTGCAGGTGATAAACTGGTGGCGAAGGCGCAGGTTGTGCGTACCCGGGGCAATAAATATTTTGTATGGGTCTTTATCAGAGTGGGGCAGGAGGAAGCATTTCGCGGTAAATTTATATTGGTATCCATTGGGGAAGGAAGGAAATCAAATTGA
- the fabD gene encoding ACP S-malonyltransferase codes for MKTAFLFPGQGAQYIGMGRELYEHSDIVRNRFDQADQILNEDFVDLIFHGSEEDIRKTENTQPGILMVSTAISELLRSRGIVPAMTAGLSLGEYSALVAAGAISYEDALPLVRKRGQLMNGAVPSGKGAMAAVIALDADKLTACCKQAAAFGTVGIANYNCPGQLVLTGGAAAVQKASELAQEAGAKKIVPLQVSGPFHSPLLEPAGKALAVELDRIAIRDPEIPVITNVEALPVSSAADVKRLLIQQVSHPVRWEDSIRYMLSCGVDTFLELGPGKTLTGFMKRIDRSSASYHIEDKATLEKALAGLEEKK; via the coding sequence ATGAAAACGGCGTTTCTTTTTCCGGGTCAGGGAGCTCAGTACATCGGCATGGGCAGGGAATTATACGAACATTCTGATATTGTCCGGAACAGATTTGATCAGGCGGATCAGATTCTGAACGAAGATTTTGTGGATCTTATTTTTCATGGCAGTGAAGAGGATATCCGGAAAACAGAGAATACACAGCCCGGCATTCTCATGGTAAGCACTGCAATATCCGAGCTGCTCAGAAGCAGGGGGATTGTTCCGGCCATGACCGCAGGACTGAGCCTTGGAGAATACAGTGCTCTTGTTGCAGCCGGAGCCATATCCTATGAGGATGCCCTGCCTCTGGTCCGGAAAAGAGGACAGCTCATGAACGGGGCGGTGCCGTCAGGCAAGGGTGCCATGGCTGCCGTAATTGCATTGGATGCAGATAAGTTGACGGCGTGCTGCAAGCAAGCTGCTGCATTTGGGACAGTCGGGATAGCCAATTACAATTGCCCGGGCCAATTGGTTCTGACCGGCGGGGCTGCTGCAGTCCAAAAGGCGTCGGAGCTTGCGCAGGAAGCCGGTGCAAAGAAGATCGTACCTCTCCAGGTGAGCGGACCATTCCATTCTCCTCTGCTTGAGCCTGCAGGAAAGGCATTGGCAGTGGAGCTGGATCGGATTGCAATAAGGGATCCGGAGATTCCGGTCATAACCAATGTGGAAGCGTTGCCTGTTTCATCTGCGGCCGATGTGAAACGGCTGCTGATTCAGCAGGTCAGTCATCCGGTCCGTTGGGAAGACTCCATACGATACATGCTTTCCTGTGGGGTCGATACCTTCCTTGAGTTGGGCCCCGGGAAGACCCTGACCGGATTTATGAAACGAATCGACCGGTCTTCTGCTTCTTACCATATAGAGGATAAGGCAACACTGGAAAAGGCACTGGCAGGATTGGAGGAGAAAAAATGA
- the rnc gene encoding ribonuclease III encodes MKQIDDFGCLYTALGYEFRDPQRIVTALTHSSFANEAKGDVPFNERLEFLGDSVLGLTVSDYLFRTYPDFPEGILTKLRAGVVSELSLAQVARRLKLGDYLRLGRGEENTGGRVRDSILADAVESIIGALYLDSNLETTKVFVLRQLVPAIEILIAGKGHRDYKTDLQEFLQSKSTLGITYQIVDEKGPDHNKMFTAQVCHGDTFIGRGRGKSKKEAEQQAARDALDKLKADGERR; translated from the coding sequence ATGAAACAGATCGATGACTTTGGCTGTTTGTATACGGCATTGGGATATGAGTTCCGGGACCCGCAGCGGATTGTGACGGCGCTGACCCACAGTTCCTTTGCAAATGAGGCAAAGGGTGATGTTCCCTTCAATGAGCGCCTGGAGTTCCTGGGAGATTCCGTACTTGGTCTGACGGTCAGCGATTATTTGTTCCGGACCTATCCGGATTTTCCGGAGGGAATCCTGACCAAACTCCGTGCGGGAGTCGTATCTGAATTGTCTTTGGCACAGGTAGCCAGAAGATTGAAGCTGGGAGATTATCTCCGGTTGGGAAGGGGAGAGGAAAATACCGGCGGAAGAGTGCGGGATTCCATCCTCGCAGATGCTGTGGAATCCATCATTGGTGCCTTGTATCTGGACAGCAATCTGGAAACGACAAAGGTATTCGTTCTGAGGCAGTTGGTCCCTGCAATCGAAATCCTTATCGCCGGGAAGGGACACAGGGATTATAAAACGGATCTGCAGGAATTCCTGCAAAGCAAATCCACCCTTGGAATTACCTATCAGATTGTCGATGAAAAAGGTCCGGATCACAATAAGATGTTTACGGCTCAGGTTTGCCACGGGGATACCTTTATTGGCCGGGGCAGGGGGAAAAGTAAAAAGGAAGCGGAACAGCAGGCCGCCCGGGATGCCCTGGACAAGTTGAAGGCAGATGGTGAAAGAAGATAA
- the smc gene encoding chromosome segregation protein SMC: MILKKLEIYGFKSFADRIYMKFDNGITAIVGPNGSGKSNIADAVRWVLGEQSVKSLRGSKMEDVIFSGTETRKSLGFAEVSLTLDNADGALPVEYAEITITRRVFRSGESEYYINRSACRLKDIVMLFMDTGVGKEGYSIIGQGRIDEILSNRSEERRYIFEEAAGIVKYKTRREEADKKLEKTQDNLLRAEDILSELEQRLQPLEVQSRTAKEYLKRKEQLKVCEINRFLNQYTHHIKRISEWKKQMDDLEKELASRRNELAKIEAGRDKLSESLSRLKEQAEKLRKERYDLLNHSERLRGERNVSLERMEQFKKDSVRLQDEISQEQKDTEHCFLQRKTMDGVLTGKKQAFGEAQKKASGLQTKIADLDLEISYNQKQTEETKENIIRILNAISDCKSRLTRYETMETNLNSRLDTITKRSNDIRSEKEHLLESESACRNKALSTIQMTEKKQKEKEALEKSIQEEKQTLSDQEESIQKQKRQLEGERSRLKLLGDMKRSYEGFYRAVREVLTACRSNSGIAGKVCGVVASLIHVPKDFEVAVETVLGGSLQHIVTENEEDAKHLIGFLKKNHYGRATFLPVSSIRGRTLNRRERETLEMPGCLGVASEMVSCDPKYHDILENLLGRVVIANDLDAAIRIARRFSYSFRIVTRAGDVVNPGGSMTGGSSAVKGTGILSRDREIRDTQQAITSRKSGIADLESEKERLQIVYRDHRQSLEKAGSELRNMEKIQISEKEDLRRVTAQKVQAEKELDAYREERNQIDQGLKELHSTIEKAKREISSLKEKNADIETKVGDSERNWKEKLKKKESLHQKWTDIRIQTAALQQEVQGLEDQIGRIQEEADHHSASMGSKKQKLLNNKDETEKIQGSMEQMKGRIQDMDNQAESMQVKMEETERQRGKAESRLQEMEKDIRNLDQSSGELTDKKYRFEVQCSRYEAELENYQNNIWEEYEITYRNALSYRDDSLTPGEIKERIRALKKEISDLGEVNVRAIEEYQKVRERYQFLKEQRNDLITARENLQEVIEDITETMKKQFRKEFDIINEYFATTFHQLFGGGHARLVLEDPKDVLNCGIAITAQPPGKKLQNLSLLSGGERTLTAIAILFAILKHKPTPFCVLDEIDAALDDSNVEQFGKYIREFSRDTQFIIITHRKGTMEASDVLYGIAMEEKGVSSLISVKFDEMVS, from the coding sequence TTGATTTTAAAGAAACTGGAGATCTATGGGTTCAAATCTTTTGCAGACCGGATTTATATGAAATTTGACAACGGCATTACTGCCATTGTCGGGCCCAATGGCAGTGGGAAAAGCAATATTGCCGATGCAGTCCGCTGGGTTTTGGGGGAGCAGAGCGTCAAATCCCTCCGTGGTTCCAAAATGGAAGATGTGATTTTTTCCGGTACCGAAACCCGAAAATCCCTGGGCTTTGCAGAGGTGTCCCTGACTTTGGACAATGCAGACGGCGCCCTTCCGGTGGAATATGCGGAAATCACCATTACCCGCAGGGTTTTTCGATCCGGGGAAAGTGAGTACTATATCAATCGCAGTGCCTGCCGCCTGAAGGATATTGTGATGCTGTTCATGGACACCGGCGTTGGAAAGGAAGGATATTCCATTATCGGTCAGGGCCGTATTGATGAGATCCTGAGCAACCGGTCCGAGGAACGAAGATATATATTTGAAGAAGCTGCAGGAATCGTAAAATACAAGACAAGGCGGGAAGAGGCAGATAAAAAGCTGGAAAAGACACAGGATAATCTGCTGCGTGCGGAGGACATCCTGTCGGAATTGGAACAGCGGCTTCAGCCTCTGGAGGTGCAGTCCCGAACTGCAAAGGAGTACCTGAAGCGGAAAGAGCAACTGAAGGTTTGTGAAATCAATCGATTTCTAAATCAATATACGCATCATATAAAACGGATTTCTGAATGGAAAAAGCAAATGGATGACCTGGAAAAGGAATTGGCATCGCGCAGGAATGAGCTGGCCAAAATCGAAGCCGGTCGGGACAAGCTGTCAGAATCCCTGAGCCGTCTGAAAGAACAGGCAGAGAAGCTGCGAAAGGAACGCTATGATTTACTGAATCATTCTGAACGTCTCCGTGGTGAGCGGAATGTAAGTCTTGAGCGGATGGAGCAATTCAAAAAAGATTCCGTGAGGCTTCAGGACGAGATTTCCCAGGAACAGAAAGACACAGAGCATTGCTTCCTGCAGAGGAAAACGATGGACGGTGTTCTGACCGGTAAAAAGCAGGCCTTTGGGGAAGCTCAGAAGAAAGCATCCGGACTGCAGACAAAAATAGCGGATCTGGACTTGGAAATCAGTTATAATCAAAAACAGACGGAGGAAACCAAAGAAAATATCATCCGGATCCTGAATGCCATTTCGGATTGCAAAAGTCGTCTGACCCGCTATGAAACGATGGAAACCAACCTGAATTCCAGGCTGGACACCATAACAAAGCGCTCCAATGACATCAGGTCGGAAAAGGAACATTTGTTGGAATCGGAATCCGCCTGTCGGAACAAGGCCCTGTCAACCATTCAAATGACCGAAAAGAAGCAAAAGGAAAAAGAAGCGCTGGAAAAGTCCATACAGGAAGAAAAACAGACCCTTTCAGATCAGGAAGAATCCATACAGAAGCAAAAACGGCAACTGGAGGGGGAACGGTCCCGATTGAAATTGCTCGGGGATATGAAGAGAAGCTATGAAGGTTTCTATCGGGCTGTCCGGGAGGTGCTGACCGCCTGCCGGTCCAATTCCGGCATTGCCGGGAAAGTATGCGGCGTGGTGGCTTCCCTGATACATGTTCCAAAGGATTTCGAAGTTGCCGTTGAGACAGTTTTGGGAGGCAGTCTCCAACACATTGTTACGGAGAATGAGGAGGACGCCAAACATCTGATTGGTTTTCTGAAAAAGAATCATTACGGCCGCGCAACCTTTCTGCCTGTTTCCTCCATCCGGGGAAGGACTTTAAACCGCAGGGAACGGGAGACGCTGGAAATGCCGGGTTGCCTTGGCGTTGCCTCGGAGATGGTTTCCTGTGATCCCAAATATCATGATATTCTGGAGAATCTGCTGGGCAGGGTTGTGATAGCAAATGATCTGGACGCTGCCATTCGCATTGCCCGGCGCTTTTCCTATTCCTTTCGCATTGTCACGCGGGCAGGGGACGTGGTAAACCCCGGAGGCTCCATGACCGGCGGAAGCAGTGCGGTGAAGGGAACCGGCATTCTGAGCCGGGACCGGGAAATCCGGGATACACAGCAGGCAATCACTTCACGGAAGTCCGGCATTGCAGACCTGGAATCCGAAAAAGAAAGATTGCAGATCGTTTATCGCGATCACAGGCAAAGCCTGGAGAAAGCGGGATCTGAGCTGAGAAATATGGAAAAGATTCAGATTTCAGAGAAGGAAGATCTGCGTCGGGTAACGGCTCAAAAAGTTCAGGCGGAGAAGGAACTGGATGCATACCGGGAGGAGCGGAACCAAATTGATCAGGGCTTGAAGGAATTGCACTCTACCATCGAAAAGGCGAAACGGGAGATATCCTCACTGAAGGAAAAAAATGCGGATATTGAGACAAAAGTCGGGGATTCGGAACGCAATTGGAAGGAAAAACTGAAGAAAAAAGAAAGTCTTCATCAAAAATGGACCGATATCCGGATTCAGACGGCAGCTTTGCAGCAGGAGGTGCAGGGTCTGGAGGATCAGATAGGACGAATTCAGGAGGAGGCAGATCATCACAGTGCATCCATGGGTTCCAAAAAGCAAAAGCTTTTAAATAACAAGGATGAGACGGAAAAAATCCAGGGATCCATGGAACAGATGAAAGGCAGAATCCAGGACATGGACAACCAGGCGGAGAGCATGCAAGTGAAAATGGAGGAAACAGAAAGGCAGAGGGGGAAAGCCGAATCCCGTCTTCAGGAGATGGAGAAGGATATCCGGAACTTGGATCAGTCTTCCGGGGAACTGACCGACAAAAAGTACCGGTTTGAGGTGCAATGTTCAAGATATGAGGCAGAACTGGAAAATTACCAGAATAATATATGGGAAGAATATGAGATCACCTACCGGAACGCGCTGTCCTATCGGGATGATTCCCTGACTCCAGGTGAGATAAAGGAGCGGATCCGGGCATTGAAAAAGGAAATTTCCGATTTGGGGGAAGTCAATGTCCGCGCCATTGAAGAGTACCAAAAGGTCCGGGAACGATATCAGTTTCTGAAGGAGCAGCGTAATGATCTGATCACGGCAAGGGAAAATCTGCAGGAAGTCATAGAAGATATTACGGAAACCATGAAGAAACAGTTCCGAAAAGAGTTTGACATCATCAATGAATATTTCGCCACCACATTTCACCAGCTGTTCGGCGGGGGACATGCCCGGTTGGTACTGGAAGATCCAAAAGATGTTTTGAACTGCGGCATTGCTATTACTGCACAGCCTCCGGGAAAGAAACTGCAGAACCTGTCCCTGTTGTCCGGAGGAGAGCGCACCCTGACGGCAATAGCGATCCTTTTTGCCATATTGAAGCATAAGCCGACACCGTTTTGTGTACTGGATGAGATTGATGCTGCGTTGGATGACAGCAATGTAGAGCAGTTTGGGAAATATATCAGGGAATTTTCCCGGGATACCCAGTTTATCATTATTACGCACAGGAAGGGCACTATGGAAGCCAGTGATGTTCTGTATGGCATTGCTATGGAGGAAAAGGGAGTTTCCAGCCTTATTTCCGTCAAGTTTGATGAGATGGTCAGTTAG
- the acpP gene encoding acyl carrier protein, which translates to MFEKIRDIIAEQLGVESDDVKMDSSFVDDLGADSLDIVELIMALEEEFNMEIPDEEAEKIATVGDVVDYIKKNS; encoded by the coding sequence ATGTTTGAAAAAATACGGGATATTATTGCGGAACAGTTGGGCGTGGAATCGGATGATGTAAAAATGGACTCATCTTTTGTGGATGATTTAGGCGCCGATTCGCTGGATATCGTCGAACTGATCATGGCTTTGGAAGAGGAATTCAATATGGAAATTCCGGATGAAGAAGCGGAGAAGATTGCAACCGTAGGCGATGTTGTTGATTACATCAAGAAGAATTCCTGA